One Planctomycetia bacterium DNA window includes the following coding sequences:
- a CDS encoding 7-carboxy-7-deazaguanine synthase QueE, producing the protein MRIAEIYASIQGEGLLTGRESIFIRTSGCNLRCWFCDTPYTSWAPEGEEQSVAEVLDRATEWRDVEDVVITGGEPMLHAELSPLTAELRALRKQITIETAGTLFLPVDCDLMSISPKRANSTPSQERDARWHVRHERDRHAPDVVRRLIAQHSYQLKFVIDAPADCEDVEAYLTEIPEIDRSRVLLMPQGTTVEELAVRADWLEAYCAQHGLRYCPRKHIEWFGFTRGT; encoded by the coding sequence ATGCGCATCGCCGAAATCTACGCTTCGATTCAAGGCGAGGGCTTGCTGACTGGCCGCGAAAGCATCTTCATCCGCACCAGCGGCTGCAATTTGCGCTGCTGGTTCTGTGACACGCCCTACACGTCCTGGGCGCCGGAGGGGGAAGAGCAGAGCGTCGCGGAGGTCCTCGACCGCGCCACGGAATGGCGTGACGTCGAAGACGTCGTCATCACAGGCGGGGAGCCGATGTTGCACGCCGAGCTCTCGCCGCTGACCGCGGAGCTGCGCGCGCTCCGCAAGCAGATCACCATCGAAACCGCCGGCACGCTCTTTTTGCCCGTCGATTGCGACCTGATGTCGATCAGCCCCAAGCGGGCGAACTCGACTCCGAGCCAAGAGCGCGACGCCCGCTGGCATGTCCGCCATGAGCGCGATCGGCACGCGCCGGATGTCGTCCGGCGACTCATAGCCCAGCACTCCTACCAGCTCAAATTCGTGATCGACGCCCCGGCCGATTGCGAGGATGTCGAGGCGTATTTGACGGAAATTCCCGAAATCGACCGCTCCCGTGTGCTGCTGATGCCGCAAGGAACGACGGTCGAAGAGTTGGCCGTTCGCGCCGACTGGCTCGAAGCGTATTGCGCTCAGCATGGTCTCCGCTATTGCCCCCGCAAACATATCGAATGGTTCGGGTTCACGCGCGGGACGTAG
- a CDS encoding DPP IV N-terminal domain-containing protein produces the protein MDDDFLKRYAETYRFTHGLPAAIAVPSTDDAVLFLRSGPRSFVRDLYSWDARTGAERVLLTSDQLLGGADESLTAEEKARRERMRLAARGIASFDLSKDGALVLVPLSGRLYVVERANGATKELKSEGGYPIDPQFSPDGRSVTCVRNGDLYVIDVASGAERRLTTGATETLTHGLAEFVAQEEMSRMHGYWWSPDGKFIAYQETDVANVEELFIADPANPGKAPEPWRYPRPGMANAAVRLGVIPASGGDTRWIEWDREAYPYLAAATWDEGAPLTIVVQNRRQTEELVLTVDEGSSTTHELLREKDEAWLNLDLGLPRWIDQGKHFLWSTERNGAWQLELRNRDGNLLGPLTGLELNYRELIAVLEERREAIVLGGENPTEQHLFRVSLDAQHPRAERITDGAGNHAGIWSDRGGLAVRVSANLKGERRFDVEKGDGEFVGSLAQLAESPGFVPNVELTRVGQDPELHAAVVRPREFDAALRYPVIVSVYGGPHAQTVVANSAKYVFDQWIADHGFIVVSIDGRGTPARGRIYERAIRGDFITLPLADQVRGLEALAARYPEMDLRRVGIYGWSFGGYFTAMALLQRPEVFQVGVAGAPVVDWADYDTHYTERYLGLPDENPEAYRVSNVLTYADKLSGKLLLVHGTADDNVYFQHSVKLTDALFRAGQEFDFLPLRGLTHMTPDPIVTQRLYGRMMDYFEQLKAE, from the coding sequence ATGGACGACGACTTCCTCAAGCGTTACGCCGAGACCTACCGCTTCACGCATGGGCTGCCTGCGGCCATTGCCGTGCCGTCGACGGACGACGCCGTGTTGTTTCTGCGCTCAGGGCCGCGGAGTTTCGTGCGAGATCTGTATAGCTGGGACGCCCGCACCGGCGCGGAGCGGGTGTTGCTCACGTCGGATCAGCTTCTCGGCGGCGCGGACGAATCGCTGACCGCGGAGGAAAAAGCGCGGCGCGAACGGATGCGGCTCGCCGCGCGCGGCATCGCTTCGTTCGATCTCTCGAAGGACGGCGCGCTGGTACTCGTACCACTGTCCGGGCGCCTGTATGTCGTTGAACGAGCCAACGGGGCGACCAAAGAATTGAAGAGCGAAGGCGGCTACCCGATTGATCCGCAGTTTTCGCCGGACGGTCGCTCCGTGACATGTGTGCGAAATGGCGACCTCTACGTGATCGACGTGGCCAGCGGCGCGGAGCGTCGCCTGACAACCGGCGCGACGGAGACGTTGACGCACGGGCTCGCCGAGTTCGTCGCGCAGGAAGAAATGAGCCGCATGCACGGCTACTGGTGGTCCCCGGACGGCAAATTTATCGCCTATCAGGAAACCGACGTCGCCAATGTGGAAGAACTGTTTATTGCCGACCCGGCAAACCCCGGCAAGGCGCCGGAGCCTTGGCGCTATCCGCGTCCTGGCATGGCGAACGCGGCGGTTCGCTTGGGAGTTATTCCGGCGTCCGGAGGCGACACGCGTTGGATTGAATGGGACCGCGAGGCCTATCCGTATTTGGCGGCCGCGACATGGGATGAAGGCGCGCCGCTGACGATCGTCGTGCAGAATCGCCGGCAGACCGAAGAGCTGGTGCTGACCGTCGACGAGGGATCGTCAACCACGCACGAGCTGCTACGTGAAAAAGATGAAGCCTGGCTGAACCTCGACCTCGGATTGCCGCGGTGGATCGATCAAGGAAAGCATTTCCTCTGGAGCACCGAACGCAACGGCGCGTGGCAACTTGAACTGCGCAATCGCGACGGCAATCTGCTGGGGCCGCTCACGGGATTGGAGTTGAACTATCGCGAGCTCATCGCCGTTCTAGAGGAACGTCGCGAAGCCATCGTCTTGGGCGGCGAGAATCCGACCGAGCAACACTTGTTTCGCGTCTCACTCGACGCTCAGCATCCGCGCGCGGAACGTATCACGGACGGCGCCGGAAACCATGCCGGCATCTGGTCGGACCGCGGCGGCCTCGCCGTGCGCGTCTCGGCGAATCTAAAGGGTGAACGAAGATTTGATGTGGAAAAAGGCGACGGAGAGTTCGTCGGCTCACTCGCACAGCTCGCCGAATCACCGGGGTTTGTGCCGAACGTCGAGCTGACGCGCGTCGGACAGGATCCGGAGTTGCACGCAGCCGTGGTGCGCCCGAGAGAGTTCGATGCAGCGCTTCGTTACCCGGTGATTGTCAGCGTCTATGGCGGCCCGCATGCGCAGACCGTGGTGGCGAATTCCGCGAAGTACGTGTTCGATCAATGGATTGCGGATCACGGCTTCATCGTCGTCTCAATTGACGGACGCGGCACGCCTGCCCGCGGACGCATATACGAGCGCGCCATTCGCGGCGATTTTATTACCTTGCCGCTCGCCGATCAGGTTCGCGGACTCGAAGCGCTCGCGGCGCGCTACCCCGAAATGGACCTGAGGCGCGTCGGCATCTACGGCTGGTCGTTTGGCGGGTACTTCACGGCGATGGCGCTCTTGCAACGGCCGGAGGTTTTTCAAGTCGGCGTCGCCGGGGCGCCTGTTGTCGATTGGGCCGACTACGATACGCACTACACGGAGCGTTATCTTGGACTGCCGGACGAAAACCCCGAGGCGTATCGCGTCAGCAACGTATTGACCTACGCCGACAAACTCTCCGGAAAACTGCTCCTGGTCCATGGAACGGCCGACGACAACGTCTATTTTCAGCACAGCGTCAAGCTCACCGACGCCTTGTTTCGCGCCGGCCAGGAGTTTGATTTCCTGCCATTGCGCGGGCTGACCCACATGACGCCTGACCCGATCGTAACGCAGCGGCTGTATGGCAGGATGATGGATTATTTTGAGCAGTTGAAAGCGGAGTAG
- a CDS encoding ferritin, giving the protein MLSQTVQDALNDQINTELGSSYNYLAMSAYCERQNFLGCAHWLQVQSQEEYGHGMKIFRFMQDRNSKVMLKQITAPRGDFNSVVEVFESALEQEIHVSERINTLYELAFKEKAFAALVELQWFITEQVEEERTAREIVAKFNMVKSDPSAMLDLDRELAGRMAAAAAAPAA; this is encoded by the coding sequence ATGCTCAGCCAAACCGTGCAAGATGCGCTCAACGACCAGATCAACACGGAGCTGGGTTCTTCGTACAACTACTTGGCCATGTCCGCCTACTGTGAGCGGCAGAACTTCCTCGGCTGCGCGCACTGGCTCCAGGTGCAGAGCCAGGAGGAGTACGGCCACGGGATGAAGATTTTTCGGTTCATGCAGGATCGGAACTCGAAGGTCATGCTCAAGCAAATCACGGCGCCGCGCGGTGATTTTAACTCGGTCGTCGAAGTGTTTGAATCCGCGCTCGAACAGGAAATTCACGTCAGCGAGCGGATCAACACGCTTTATGAACTCGCGTTCAAGGAAAAAGCGTTCGCCGCGCTGGTCGAGTTGCAGTGGTTCATCACCGAGCAAGTGGAAGAAGAGCGCACAGCGCGCGAGATCGTCGCCAAGTTCAATATGGTGAAAAGCGATCCGTCCGCAATGCTGGATCTGGATCGCGAGCTCGCGGGCCGCATGGCCGCGGCCGCCGCTGCACCCGCGGCGTGA
- a CDS encoding PEP-CTERM sorting domain-containing protein, with protein MSRRSLLVSSCALSRFAVAGVAWLLTVTSARAQLPYAEGFNTDGDGVRYTVGGRGTDFIFDAGGGPSYWEHNFNVGDVGVINKAPARWASLLWTHDIDTTQWTDDALDVFDATVNWASQGRATNLVTYMTPPPTTAADLFVRDRLVAAGHTVEGIALDAFPLPTAANARLILHASPTDVTPPTKFNAYAVPVITWNSSGLDDMGLTSIGAQVPVTNGQVKITDPTHPAAGGKSGTIQWTTDPQSLFAPGRTIAVGGKVVATFNASVAPTMDSLAKVDQLIAGQLGGTTATSTVTTADLAAPTGGNWPFNGAVPGAPGDGFAVRGLGQLTVDAAATYSFALSGDDGGRFRIDVDRNGQFNAADDVIVDDALHAFQDSFGSVALQTGNYDFEWVSFDNTTDFASEVSVAFNPGGGQIGPITIDNWTVLGDHLASDPVKLSGDIALTTYIPDVVLQERPALVVVDTGADLLGGRISGQEGTGFFAGADINEPSYGAGGDNIPRSLTLAPIDVTGETGLQITVAMAGTNIDFENNDFLRILADPDGEGPLPSVTVANFVGDDTKALVYQGQALGNVLEDFTFDLPAGATNLVIRFEAYSTFYNEILAFDNVRITSDSTNIVLGDTDDDRDVDITDLNNVRNNFSGTGLGDTDGDNDVDITDLNNVRNNFGVGPGANAVPEPATWALLAVGGLATYFVGRRRAR; from the coding sequence ATGTCGCGTCGTTCGCTTCTCGTTTCTTCCTGCGCCTTATCGCGATTTGCTGTCGCGGGCGTCGCCTGGCTGTTGACCGTCACATCCGCCCGCGCCCAACTGCCCTACGCGGAGGGCTTCAACACAGATGGCGATGGCGTGCGCTACACCGTCGGCGGCCGGGGCACCGATTTCATCTTCGACGCCGGCGGCGGACCATCGTATTGGGAGCACAACTTCAATGTTGGCGACGTCGGCGTGATCAATAAGGCGCCGGCCCGTTGGGCATCGCTGTTATGGACGCACGACATCGACACCACGCAATGGACCGACGATGCACTCGACGTCTTTGATGCCACCGTGAACTGGGCGTCGCAAGGCCGCGCGACGAACTTAGTCACCTACATGACGCCGCCGCCCACCACGGCCGCTGATCTCTTTGTGCGCGATCGCCTGGTGGCAGCTGGCCACACTGTCGAAGGAATTGCGCTCGACGCCTTTCCGCTTCCCACCGCCGCGAATGCCCGCTTGATCCTGCATGCGAGCCCCACGGACGTGACGCCGCCGACGAAGTTCAATGCGTACGCTGTTCCGGTGATTACCTGGAACTCGTCGGGCCTGGACGACATGGGGCTCACGAGCATTGGCGCTCAGGTGCCCGTGACGAATGGGCAGGTGAAGATCACCGATCCTACGCATCCGGCCGCTGGCGGCAAGAGCGGTACGATTCAATGGACCACTGATCCGCAATCGCTCTTCGCGCCCGGGCGGACGATTGCCGTGGGCGGAAAAGTAGTGGCCACGTTCAACGCGTCGGTCGCGCCGACGATGGACTCGCTCGCCAAAGTCGATCAACTCATCGCCGGACAACTCGGCGGTACGACCGCTACCAGCACCGTCACCACGGCCGACCTCGCCGCGCCGACAGGTGGGAACTGGCCTTTCAATGGCGCCGTGCCGGGAGCGCCCGGCGATGGCTTCGCGGTCCGCGGCCTCGGGCAACTCACCGTCGATGCCGCTGCGACGTATTCCTTCGCGCTCAGCGGCGACGACGGCGGACGATTCCGCATCGACGTCGACCGCAACGGTCAATTCAATGCCGCCGACGACGTGATCGTGGACGACGCCCTGCACGCGTTTCAAGACAGTTTTGGCAGCGTGGCGCTGCAGACCGGCAACTATGACTTCGAATGGGTGAGCTTCGACAACACCACCGATTTCGCCTCCGAGGTTTCGGTCGCGTTCAATCCGGGCGGTGGACAAATCGGTCCCATCACGATCGACAACTGGACGGTGCTCGGCGATCACCTGGCTTCCGATCCTGTGAAACTCTCGGGCGACATCGCCTTGACCACGTATATTCCGGACGTCGTCCTGCAGGAACGCCCGGCGCTCGTCGTCGTGGACACGGGCGCAGATCTGCTCGGCGGACGCATTTCCGGGCAAGAGGGAACCGGATTCTTTGCCGGGGCCGACATCAACGAACCGTCCTATGGCGCCGGCGGCGACAATATTCCACGTTCGCTTACGCTGGCCCCGATCGACGTGACGGGCGAGACCGGGCTTCAAATCACCGTCGCCATGGCCGGCACCAACATCGATTTCGAGAACAACGATTTTCTGCGCATTCTGGCCGACCCTGACGGGGAAGGTCCTTTGCCTTCGGTGACAGTCGCCAATTTCGTCGGCGATGACACCAAAGCCCTGGTCTATCAAGGGCAGGCGCTCGGCAATGTTCTCGAAGACTTCACGTTCGATCTCCCAGCGGGAGCCACGAATCTGGTCATCCGTTTCGAAGCGTACAGCACGTTTTACAATGAGATTCTTGCCTTCGACAATGTGCGGATTACCTCCGACAGCACGAACATTGTGCTTGGCGACACGGATGACGATCGGGACGTCGATATTACCGATCTGAACAACGTCCGCAACAATTTCAGCGGCACAGGGCTCGGCGACACCGACGGCGACAACGACGTCGATATCACGGACCTGAACAACGTCCGCAATAATTTCGGCGTCGGTCCGGGCGCCAACGCCGTGCCGGAACCAGCCACTTGGGCCTTGCTGGCGGTCGGCGGCTTGGCAACATATTTTGTTGGACGTCGTCGCGCCAGATAG
- a CDS encoding PEP-CTERM sorting domain-containing protein — translation MKRTVIALSAGASFMLSAVLSASAEAPPTTTGPNNPNPPGAFPTSVTATNVNVLSLPGSEFDGAGANDLKVSFPSAGPIKWTSTRFNEGDLALSIGPFDPNDPSYYPPNAHGEYKPGRDGQPFSNATLAWRLSKTTGATLVSVRTNAYTPNITSNGEAVGTLHGVAYALTQGSQGYGYRMDDGVFENGGGNSLDVVMGVAGYDRDKGESAFDIAAAYFPYEQGWQGAWVDSGAGEQGQATITQGHPDLIGSTVASWQESSPGSNLYEFGNGRVELPDVDSATDGMLFVAPASDSNNATNIAAAAPRDGGWDVTIRQEQGDQLGNFPINAVTASPYQFLYVPYTATDLIGGWISGADGAVLQGAGTTQFDVTRTEAGEYAISVFGEGDQKLTGDDGMLILSVASHDATFAEGNVAARTMLSYQYDNLDSGSFIVQSRIDAATEGGTSVFGDLLELTDTDFYFAWVDFENPLNFDAAPGQLGDTDGDLDVDITDLNNVRNNFSGEGLGDTDDDNDVDITDLNNVRNNFGAGQPGGNAVPEPATWALALAGIAAASVIRRRK, via the coding sequence ATGAAGAGAACAGTGATCGCATTGTCGGCCGGTGCAAGCTTTATGCTGAGCGCCGTATTGAGCGCCTCGGCCGAGGCCCCGCCAACCACCACCGGGCCGAATAACCCAAACCCGCCGGGTGCGTTTCCCACTTCAGTGACCGCGACCAACGTGAACGTGCTGTCGCTTCCTGGCAGCGAATTCGACGGCGCCGGAGCGAACGATCTCAAGGTCTCGTTCCCTTCCGCCGGACCCATCAAGTGGACAAGTACGCGATTCAACGAAGGAGACCTCGCGCTCAGCATCGGGCCGTTCGACCCGAATGATCCGAGCTACTACCCACCGAATGCGCACGGGGAGTACAAGCCCGGCCGCGACGGCCAACCGTTCAGCAACGCCACCTTGGCGTGGCGTCTGAGCAAAACGACCGGCGCGACATTGGTCAGCGTCCGCACCAACGCCTATACGCCGAACATTACGTCCAATGGCGAGGCGGTCGGCACGTTGCATGGCGTCGCCTATGCCCTCACCCAAGGTTCGCAGGGCTATGGCTATCGCATGGACGACGGCGTCTTCGAAAATGGCGGCGGCAATAGCCTCGACGTCGTCATGGGCGTGGCGGGCTACGACCGAGACAAAGGCGAATCTGCCTTCGACATCGCGGCGGCCTACTTCCCGTACGAGCAAGGGTGGCAAGGCGCGTGGGTCGACTCCGGCGCGGGCGAACAGGGTCAAGCGACCATCACCCAAGGCCATCCCGACCTCATCGGCTCGACAGTCGCCAGTTGGCAAGAAAGCTCGCCCGGGTCCAACCTCTATGAATTTGGCAACGGTCGCGTCGAACTGCCGGATGTGGATTCCGCCACGGACGGCATGCTCTTCGTGGCTCCCGCCAGCGATTCGAACAACGCCACGAACATCGCCGCCGCAGCGCCGCGCGACGGCGGCTGGGACGTGACGATTCGTCAGGAGCAGGGAGATCAGCTCGGCAATTTCCCGATTAACGCGGTGACCGCCTCGCCCTATCAGTTCCTGTACGTTCCGTATACTGCGACCGATCTGATTGGCGGCTGGATTAGCGGCGCAGATGGCGCCGTGCTGCAAGGCGCCGGCACGACGCAGTTCGACGTGACGCGCACCGAAGCCGGCGAGTACGCGATCAGCGTGTTTGGCGAAGGCGACCAGAAATTGACCGGCGACGACGGCATGCTCATCCTGTCCGTCGCCTCGCACGACGCTACGTTCGCCGAAGGCAATGTCGCCGCGCGCACCATGCTGTCGTATCAATACGACAACCTGGACAGTGGTAGTTTCATCGTCCAGTCGCGGATCGACGCCGCTACGGAAGGCGGGACAAGCGTCTTCGGCGACTTGCTGGAGTTGACCGATACGGATTTCTATTTCGCCTGGGTCGATTTCGAAAACCCGCTTAACTTCGACGCGGCGCCCGGCCAGCTTGGCGATACGGACGGCGATCTGGACGTCGATATCACGGACCTGAACAACGTCCGCAATAACTTCAGCGGCGAGGGCCTGGGCGATACCGACGACGACAACGACGTCGATATCACCGACTTGAACAATGTCCGCAACAACTTTGGCGCGGGCCAGCCTGGGGGCAATGCCGTGCCCGAACCGGCGACCTGGGCGTTGGCCTTGGCCGGGATCGCCGCGGCCAGCGTCATTCGCCGCCGCAAGTAG
- a CDS encoding membrane bound O-acyl transferase family-domain-containing protein, producing MIGTILMLHFGVFRLLANYWRAQGADARPIMNAPWAASSVSEFWGKRWNTGFRDLAVQCIFRPVARRMGVASATWAVFLFSGVVHDLVISLPAGAGYGRPTLYFLIQAMAVQFEHTALAHRLGMHNAIRGRLLAAVVILAPVELLFHAPFRTHVMIPFMEALGAR from the coding sequence ATGATTGGCACGATCTTGATGTTGCACTTCGGCGTGTTTCGACTACTGGCGAACTATTGGCGCGCCCAGGGCGCCGACGCGCGACCGATCATGAACGCGCCTTGGGCGGCGTCGAGCGTCAGCGAGTTCTGGGGGAAGCGTTGGAACACCGGCTTTCGCGACCTCGCCGTACAATGCATTTTCCGACCCGTCGCACGACGAATGGGAGTCGCCTCGGCGACTTGGGCAGTGTTCTTGTTCAGCGGCGTTGTCCACGATCTTGTGATCTCGCTCCCCGCCGGTGCAGGATACGGACGCCCGACGCTGTACTTCTTGATTCAAGCGATGGCCGTTCAATTCGAGCACACCGCGCTGGCGCATCGACTGGGCATGCACAATGCGATTCGTGGGCGACTGCTCGCGGCAGTCGTGATTCTCGCGCCCGTGGAATTGCTGTTCCATGCGCCGTTTCGCACCCATGTCATGATCCCATTCATGGAGGCGCTGGGCGCAAGATGA
- a CDS encoding M42 family metallopeptidase has translation MESTAHDFLKNLLSVPSPSGYEQPAQNVVREYISRYADHVSTDLHGNVIAVKNAGAPLRVMFAGHCDQIGLLVSYVDDQGFLSVQTIGGWDPLVLIGQRVTVWTPTGPVHGVMARKPIHLLSDEERKQVPKMKDLWVDIGAKDKADAHSVVNIGDPITLELCYHEARNGLAHAPAMDDKCGVWVVMEAFRRACAAPLDCALYAVSTVQEEVGLRGAKTSAYGIDPQVGIAVDVTHATDCPTIDKKQEGDVKLGGGPVIYRGPNMSPVVVDRLISAAKANELPYQLAANGRATGTDANSMQINRAGMAVGLVSIANRYMHSPVEMISLADIDQAADLLAKFAAGLKADDRFVP, from the coding sequence ATGGAATCCACTGCCCACGACTTTCTCAAAAACCTGCTTTCGGTCCCCAGCCCGTCCGGCTACGAACAGCCGGCGCAGAATGTGGTCCGCGAGTATATCAGCCGGTACGCCGACCATGTCTCGACCGATCTGCACGGCAATGTGATCGCGGTGAAAAACGCCGGCGCGCCGCTGCGGGTGATGTTCGCCGGGCATTGCGATCAGATTGGTTTGCTGGTGTCTTACGTCGACGATCAGGGGTTTCTCTCCGTGCAAACGATCGGCGGCTGGGATCCGCTGGTGCTGATCGGCCAGCGCGTCACTGTCTGGACGCCGACGGGGCCGGTGCATGGCGTGATGGCGCGCAAACCCATTCACTTGCTGAGCGACGAAGAGCGGAAGCAGGTTCCCAAGATGAAGGACCTGTGGGTCGACATCGGCGCGAAGGACAAGGCCGACGCGCATTCGGTGGTCAACATCGGCGATCCGATCACGTTGGAACTTTGCTATCACGAAGCCCGCAACGGGCTCGCGCATGCGCCGGCGATGGATGACAAGTGCGGCGTGTGGGTCGTGATGGAGGCCTTCCGCCGCGCGTGTGCTGCGCCGCTCGATTGTGCGCTGTACGCCGTCTCCACGGTGCAAGAGGAAGTGGGCTTGCGCGGCGCGAAGACGAGCGCCTACGGCATCGATCCGCAAGTGGGCATCGCCGTCGACGTGACGCACGCGACCGATTGCCCCACGATCGACAAGAAGCAAGAGGGAGACGTGAAGCTCGGCGGCGGACCGGTGATCTACCGCGGACCGAATATGAGCCCGGTGGTTGTGGATCGACTGATCAGCGCCGCGAAGGCCAACGAGTTGCCCTATCAGCTCGCGGCCAACGGCCGCGCCACCGGGACCGACGCCAACAGCATGCAAATCAACCGCGCCGGCATGGCCGTCGGCCTGGTGAGCATCGCGAACCGCTACATGCACTCGCCGGTCGAGATGATCAGCCTCGCCGATATCGATCAGGCCGCGGACCTGCTGGCCAAGTTCGCAGCGGGATTGAAAGCGGACGACCGGTTTGTGCCGTAG